A genomic stretch from Prochlorococcus marinus str. MIT 9312 includes:
- a CDS encoding 2-phosphosulfolactate phosphatase family protein, with product MNLTYYHVANDVPDINPDIAVVIDVLRATTTISWALKNGADSIQVFADLELLKESANKWHADERLLLGERGGKKIEGFDLGNSPLSVTNEVVNGKRLFMSTTNGTKSLQKVQHVKHLFAMGLPNRRAVAEKIISLKAENILILGSGWEGSYSLEDSLAAGALASYLETNCDFEVKIINDELQAALALWNFWKNDILKCLKTATHGKRLTSIGDYEEDFKCCSELDCLDIVPAQVERGVIRAS from the coding sequence ATTAATCTTACTTATTATCACGTTGCAAATGATGTTCCAGATATAAATCCTGATATTGCAGTGGTAATTGATGTTTTAAGAGCCACAACTACAATCTCTTGGGCTTTAAAAAATGGAGCTGACTCAATACAAGTTTTTGCTGATTTAGAGTTGTTGAAAGAATCTGCTAATAAGTGGCATGCTGATGAGAGATTATTGCTTGGAGAGAGAGGCGGCAAGAAAATTGAGGGCTTTGACTTGGGGAATTCTCCTTTATCAGTCACGAATGAGGTTGTTAATGGTAAAAGACTTTTTATGAGTACAACAAATGGGACTAAATCACTCCAAAAAGTTCAACATGTAAAGCATTTATTTGCTATGGGTCTTCCAAATAGGAGGGCAGTTGCCGAAAAAATCATTTCACTAAAAGCTGAGAATATTCTAATACTTGGCAGTGGTTGGGAAGGGTCATACTCACTTGAGGATTCTTTAGCTGCTGGTGCTTTGGCCTCATACTTGGAAACAAATTGTGATTTTGAAGTCAAAATTATAAATGACGAATTGCAGGCTGCTTTGGCCCTCTGGAATTTTTGGAAAAATGATATTTTGAAATGTTTAAAAACAGCAACTCATGGCAAAAGATTGACAAGTATTGGTGATTATGAGGAAGATTTTAA